GTGTGCGGGCGCGGCTGCCGGAACTGCCGACGGCCGGCTGCGCGGCGGGTTCAGTCCAGCGAGGTGGCCAGTTCCCCGCCGGTCTCGTCGGGCACCACCACGAAGGCCGCCTCGGGCTCGGGGCGCGGGCGCAGGCCGAACCAGATCAGGGCCACGCTGACCAGGGTCACCGCGACGTTGACGCTCAGGGCGAGGTGGATGCCGGTCAGTTCGGCGCTCCGGGTGGCGGCGATCGAGCTGAGGATCGGGATACCGACGGTGATGGCCACCTGCTGGGTCATCGAGGTCAGGCCGGTGGCCAGGCCCTGCTCCTCGTTGGGCAGGCCGGAGGTGCCGGTGACCGTGTACGCCACGATGGAGGTGACGTGGCCGAAGAAGCCGATGAACAGCGCGGGGATCAGGACGGCGAGCGCGATCCGGGCGTCGCCGACGAAGACCAGCGGGAGGGTGGCCAGGCCCTGCACGGTCATGCCGACGGCCAGGACCTTGCGGCTGCCGTAGCGCCCGATGGAGCGTCCGGCGACCACGCCGGCGCCCACGGCCGCCAGGCCCGGGACGCCGAAGATGAGGCCGGTGACCAGCGGGGAGAAGTGCAGCACGTTCTGCAGGTAGAGCGTCATCAGGAAGATCATGGCGGTCTCCATGCTGAAGACCACCAGCCCGGCGTAGTTGCCCCACTTGACGGTGGGGCGCTTGAGGATGCGCACCGGGGCGAGGGGTGCGGGCGAGCGGAGCTCGATGGCCCAGAACGCGCCCAGCAGCAGGACGCCGACGACGGCGGCGGGGATGCTGCCCTCGATGACGGCGTAGACCACGGCCAGCAGGCCGCCGCTGGCGGTGACCGCGCCCGGCACGTCGAGCTTGACCCGCTCGGGCAGGGTGCTCTCGCCGATCACGTAGGGGGTGACCACCAGGATGACCAGGGCGACGGGGATGTTGATGAAGAACGCGGCCCGCCAGCTGAACAGGCTGACCAGGGAGCCGCCGACCAGTGCGCCGACGGTGAAGCCCGCGGAGAGCAGCGCGCCGTTGAGGCCGAGGATGCGGTCGCGGACCGGGCCCTCGGCGAAGGTGCTGGTGAGCAGGGCGAGCGAGGCGGGGGTGGCCATCGCGGTGGCGAAGCCCTGCAGGACGCGGGCGGTCAGCAGCATCTGGGGGTTGGAGGCGAACCCGCCGAGGAAGGAGGCCCCGATCAGCAGGGCCGCCCCGGACAGGAACATCCTGCGGCGCCCGAACAGGTCTCCCAGGCGGCCGAAGAGCAGGGTGAAGCCGGCCGCGGGCAGCGCGAACGCGGAGGCGATCCAGGGCAGTCCGGTCAGTCCCAGTCCGACACCCTCGCCGACCTTCGGCAGTGCGACGTTGAGGATGGAGAAGTCGACGGACAGCATGAACCCGGCGCCGAGCAGGAGGAAGAGGATTAACCGTTCCCTGCTGGTGATGCGTGGGGTCGGGGCGGTGTCGGTGGTCATGGGACGTTCCCTTCTTCAAGGCTCCGGTGCCGCCGGTGACCGGCGCGCCGGCCGGGCGGGCCGCCCTGCGGCGTCGCTCCTGCGGGTGCCCGCGGACACCGTCCGGGCCGCGCCGACAGCGGGACGGCGGCCGCGGCGGCCCGCGGTGCGTGACGGGCGGTACGGGCGGTACGGGCGGTACGGGCGGTACGGGGGCGGGGCGGGGGGACGGACGGGACGGAACGGTTGCGTGGGGCGGGCGGGTCCTGGGGGCCGGGGTGGGTGCCCGGACAGCTGGAGGACCGGGTGCCCGGGGTGCCGGGGCCCCGGGGGCCGGAACGCTCGTCCGTCCGGTGGCGGTGCGTCAAACTGCTCTGCGTACGGTGGCTTTGCTTCCGGCGGCCGTGCCTCCGGCGGACCGGCGGCCGGGTCACCGGCCGTGCATCTGCGCAATACGGCGGTCTTGCAGGGGAGTTGGCCGGTACGGCTGCCGGGTGGAGCCGGACGGGCGGGCCGCCGCGGGCGGCGGGCCCGGGGTGTCCCGGCCGGGCCGGTTCCCGCCGCGTGTCACGGCGGGAACCTTCGGCCGGGCTCTACCGGGAGTCGCGTTCGGCCGCCTCGGCGACGCGTTTGACGTCCGCCAGCCGGTGGTCCCAGTCGGCGGCCAGCGCGGACATCCACCGCGCCGTGGTGTCCAGCGCCGCGGGCCGCACCGCGTACCGCACCTCGCGTCCGACCCGGTTGCCGGCGACCAGTCCGGCCGCGTCCAGGACGGCGAGGTGCTTGACCACCGCCTGGCGCGAGACGGGCAGCCGTTCGGCCAGCGTCGTCGCGGTGACCTGGCCCTGGGCGGCGAGCAGGTCGAGCAGCTGACGTCGTGTCGGATCGGCCAGCGCCGCGAGGACGCTGTCGACCGCCGCGACGGAGCCGGGGCGTTCCTCCGTCACACGGACGTTTCCTCGACGCGCTTCTTGAAGGCACCCAGCACCTGCGGCCAGCCGCCGGCGTTGTCGTTCAGCGCCTTCTCGCGCACCTCCTCGGAGGCGGCCAGCTGCCCGAAGCCGCTCTCGACGACGCGCAGGCGGGTGTGGCCGCCCTCGGGGATCAGCGTGAACTCCACCAGGGTGCTGTTGTTCTCGCTCAGCTCCTCGCCGGGGAACGCGCTGGCCCAGCGGTAGGCCACGTACGTCGGCGGCTGGACCTTCTCCACCCGCACCGGGAACGAGCCGTACTCGGCGTTCTTCGCCACCATCGACTCGCCCTCCTTGGCGACGGTGCCGGCCAGGCTCGCCTCGTCGGCCACCCAGAAGCCCGGCTGGGCCACCAGCGACCAGACCCGCTCCAGGGGGGCCTCGATGAGGGTTTCGCGTTCGATCAGTTCCGCGCTCATAAGGGGACTCCTTCGCTACGGCCATTGAATGCACCCTTATGGTTGCACGTCCCTCCTCCATCCGCAACCAAAGAGTTGCACCCCGATCGGGTGAAACCCCAGCCCCGGGCCCCCGCTCCGGGCCCCCGCTCCGGGCCCCCGCTCCGGGCGCCGTCCCCCGCCGCCGCCACCGCCCTCACGCAGCCCTGTCCGGCACCCTCCGCCCCTGTTACGTGCCCCGCCCCGCGCCCCTGCCTCCCGCCCGACCGCCCGAAGCCGGGCAGCGGCGCGGGCAGCACGAAGCGGGGCGGGAGGGGGCGGGGCCCGTCCGCCCTACGGCGCGCCCCGCCCCCTCCCGCCCGCCCGGCCCGCCCCGGCCGCCTCCGGCGCCCGCACCGTCGCCCCGACGGACGGATCCCGGACCCGATCCCGGACCGGATCCCGGACGCCCGGACCCCCGAACGTCCCTGTACGGCGGGCGTGTTGTGCCGGGCCGGACGGCCGCCGCGCGGGGCCCACCCCGGCCCGCCCGGCACCGGTCCCGACCCGGCACACGGCGAGTATGCGGGCCGCGGCGGGCCCGGCGACTACCTCCGGATTGCCCCCCTCCGGTGCGGGCCGGACGGCGCCGGTACACGCGGCGGAGGCAGAAAAGGAGAGCACGATGGAAGAGGTGGCCGGACGTCAGAGCCACTGATGATGGCTCATGGTCACGGTGTGACAAGGCGGTTCACCCGCGGCCGTCCCGGGACAGATCCCCGGGGCACCGAATCGGAGCACGGCTCGGCAGACATGTCCCGGCCGCCAGGAAAGAGGAATGGGAACAGTGACCACGAACACGCCCGAGGAGGGCACGCCGGCAACGGGCGCGGCCGTCCCCACCGACGCCGAGCTCGCGCAGTCGCTGGCCGGGAACTTCCGCAGCGACCACATCACCGTGGAGGGCCTGCGCCTGCACTACGTCGCCGGCGGGGAGGGCAGGCCGCTGGTGCTGCTGCCCGGCTGGCCGCAGACCTGGTGGGAGTTCCGCAAGGTGATGCCCGCGCTCGCCGAGGCCGGCCGCCGGGTGATCGTGCTGGACCTGCCCGGCATGGGCGGCTCGGACAAGCCCGCCGGCGGATACGACAAGAAGACGATGGCCGGCGTCGTCCACGGGTTCATCCGCGCCCTGGGCTACGACCAGGTCGACATCGCCGGCCACGACGTGGGCTCGCAGGTCGCCTTCAGCTTCGCGGCCAACCACCCGCAGGCCGTCCGCAAGGTCGCGCTGCTGGACGTGCTGCACCCCGACGCCTCGCTCTACCAGATCCCGATGCTCCCGGCGCCGGGCATGCCCTTCCACCCGTGGTGGTTCGCCTTCAACTCGGTCGCCGGCCTGCCCGAGCAACTGCTCGCCGGACGCGCCCGCCACCTGGTGGACTGGGTCTTCGACGGGTTCCTGCTGGACCGCGGCGCCGTCGACGAGCAGGCCCGCGCCGTCTACACCCGCGCCTACGACACCGCGGACGGGATCCGCGGCGGCAACGGCTGGTACCAGACGTTCGGCCAGGACATCGTGGACCTCGGCACCTACGGCAAGATCGCCGCCCCGGTGCTCGGCCTGGTCTCCAACCTCGCCGACGGCCTCTTCGCCGCCCAGATGCAGGCCACCCTGCCCACCCAGGCCGGCGACGTGCGGGTCGTCGTGGTCCCCGACGCGGGCCACTACTTCGTCGAAGAGGCCCCGCAGGCCGTGATCGACGAGTTCAACACGTTCTTCGCCTGACCCGCCCGTCCCCGCCCCGGCCCCTCGCACCGGACCGACCCGCCCACCGCCACCGGCGGCAACGGCGGTGACGGCAACGGCCACCGGCAGCCGGCAACGGCACGACCGCGGCGGCGCGGTGCGGGACACCCCGGACCGGACGCCCCGCACCGGAGCGCGCACCGCGCCCGCCCGCGCCCGCCCGAACACCCCGTACCGACCCCGTACCGACCCCGGCCACGAGCGGCCGCCGACGCGGCATGCCCGCGTCCGCTCCCGGCCGGGCGGCCGCACCGGGCGGCGGGCGGGCGCCCCCGGTGCCCGGGCGGCGCGGCCCGGGTGCCGGCGCGGTGGCGGGGGGCGTGATCAGCGGATTCCGACAGATCCAGTTGTTCCGGCTAAATCCAGTAGATCCAGCCAAGGAGAAGGCATGTCCACTTTCGCCGTCCCGTCCCGGGACGACCTGCTGCGGCGGGTGTCGGAGACAGCGCCCGTGCTGCGCTCCCACGCCGCGTGGTCGGCGGAGAACCGCCGGCTGCACGAGGAGACGGTCGAGGCCCTGAGCGGGGCCGGCCTGTTCCGGATGCGGATCCCGCTGCGCTACGGCGGGTACGAGGCCGACGCGCGGACCATGGTCGACGTGGTCACCGAGGTCGCCCGCGCCGACGGGTCCGCCGGCTGGGTGCTGGCCAGCTCCCTGATCGCCGGCTGGGGCCTGGGCCTGTTCCCCGACGAGGTCCAGGACGAGGTGTTCGCCGACCCCGACGTGCGGGTCTGCGCCACCATCGGACCGGGCACCGCGACGGCCGTCCCCGTCCCCGGCGGCATCCTGGTCAACGGCTCCTGGCCGTTCATCAGCGGCGCCCTGAGCAGCCAGTGGCAGCAGAGCGCGGCGATCTTCCTCGACCCGGCCGGGCAGCCCTACCCCGTGATGGCGCCCGTCCCGATGGCGGAGCTGGAGATCGTCGACGACTGGCACACCAGCGGCCTGCGCGGCACCGGCAGCGTCACCACCACCGCCAAGGACGTGTTCATCCCCCAGGAGCGCGTCCTGCCCGCGCCCGCCGTCCTCGGCGGCCAGTCCGTCTCCAAGCTCAACGCCGACACCCCGATGTACCGCGCCCCGTTCATCGTGGTCGGCGCCGCCACCACCGTCGGCGTCGCGGTCGGCCTGGCCCACGCCGTCCAGGACGCCTTCTTCGAGCGGCTGCCCGGACGCAAGATCGCCTACACCGAGTACCCCAGCCAGAGCGAGGCCCCGGTCACCCACCTGCGGGTCGCCGAAGCCGCCATGAAGATCGACGAGGCCCAGTTCCACGCCCAGCGCCTGGCCGCCCTCGTCGACGCCAAGTGCGCCTCCGGCGACAGCTGGGAGATGACCGAACGCGCCCGCAGCCGCGCCGACGAGGGCGCAGCCGCCCGCCTCACCCTGGAGGCCGCGCAGATCCTGGCCGGCTCCAGCGGCGGCTCCTCCGCCTACACCAAGGTCCCGTTGCAGCGCATGGTCGGCGACCTCCAGACCTTCAACCTGCACGCCATGATGAACCCCGACGTCAACGCCGAGACCTACGGCCGCGTCCTGTGCGGGCTGGAGCCCAACACCTACTACATCTGAGCACCGGCCGGCCGGGCCCGGCGTCCGGGCACCGCACCTCGTAATTCCGGTGCCGGTGACCGGAGTTCGGGACCCGGGCCGGGGGCGGTGGCCGGCTTTCGACGGTGGCCGGGGCGGTGGCGGTGCCCGGCCACCGCCACCGCCGGACCGCGCCCCCGGCCGCCCCGGCCCCGCCTGCCCCGGCCCCGGCCGCCGGCCGGCGGCCGGCGGCCGGCGGGCGTCGCCCCGATCCGTCGTCCCGGCCGCCCGCACGGCCGCCCGCACGACGGGCCGCCCGCCGGCACCCCAATGACCACAAGTCCCAACCCACGAAAAGGAACCGAGACATGCCCACCCTTGGAATCATCGGCAGCGGAAGCATGGGTACGGCCATCGCGAGGCTCGCGGTCGCCGCGGACGTCAAGGTCGCGATCGCCAACTCCCGCGGCCCCGAGACCCTCACCGCGCTCGTCAGCGAGCTCGGCCCGCTGGCCGGCGCCGGCACCGTCGAGCAGATCGCCCAGGACGCCGACCTCATCGTGCTGGCCGTGCCGATCCTCGCCTACCGCAGCGTCCCGGCCGCGCCGCTGCGCGGCCACACCGTGCTCGACACCAGCAACTACTACCCGATCCGCGACGGCCGGATCCCCGAGCTGGACTCCGAGAAGCTGACCACCAGCGAACTGGTGCAGCAGCACCTGGAGGGCGCGCACCTGGTGAAGGCGTTCGGCAACATCCTCGCCCACCACATCACCCAGCTCGCCCGCCCCAGCGGCGCCCCCGATCGCACCGCCCTGCCCATCGCCGGCGACCACGCCGCGGCCAACACCGCCGCCGCGGCCCTCGTCGACCGGATCGGCTTCGACACCCTCGACACCGGCCCGCTCGCCGACAGCTGGCGCTTCGAGCCCGAGACCACCGCCTACACCTGGCTCTACATGGCCGACCAGAACACCGCCTTCGAGGACCGCTTCGAGGCCCCCGGCGCGCCCTTCCCGATCGCCTCGCTGCGCACCGCCCTGCTGGACGTCAAGCGCGTGCGGGTCGCCGAACGCACCTTCTGACCCCGCACCACCACGCACCACCGCGCACCACCGCGCACCGACACCGACCTCCCCGTCAGGGTGGGTGCGCGGCGCACCGGCGGGGCGGCGGCGGGGCAGCGGGGCGGCGGGCCACGAACGGGTGAACGCGGCGCACCCGCACCTGTCCAAGGCCGCGCCGCGCCCGTTCCCCGTCCCGCAGCACCCCGGCCGCCGGGTCCCGGCCGGCCGGGACCGAAGGACCGTACCGGGCAGGGTGGTTGGTCCACCCGGCCCGGACGTCCGCCGGCCCCGGCCGCGGGCCACGGCGCGGACCCGTCCCGCTCCGTGCGGCGCTCCCGCGGTCCGCGTGCCGCGGTGGTGCGCCCGCCGGGCGCATGACATATTGCTGGGCACACAACCGAGCCAGGTCCCGGGGGGACACACCGATGAGCGACACCGACCAGCAGCAGACCCACACCGGCGGCTGCCTCTGCGGGGGGATCAGGTTCACCGCCACCGGCGCGCCCTTCTACCCCCATGTGTGCAGCTGCGACCACTGCAAGAAGCTCTCCGGCGGCCCGATGATGACCTGGGTGGGGTTCCCCCTGAAGGGCTTCAGCTGGGACGGCGAGGGCGGCGAACCCACCTGGTACGCGGAGTTCCCCGGTGCCGGACGCGGGTTCTGCCCCACCTGCGGAAGCCGGCTGTGCGCACTGGACGACGGCTCGGACGCGGTCTTCGTCACCCTGATGAGCCTCGACCGGCACGCCCTCGTGCCGGAGAACCAGCACTTTCGCGACGACGCCGTCAGCTGGCTCCCCCAGGTGCCGCACAAGGACCCCGCCCCCACCCCCTGAGCCGGGCGCCGCGGCGGGGGCGCAGCCGACGGGGGCGGTGCCCGGTCAGGGGATCAGCAGCAGCTTGCCGATCGAGCGGCGCTCCTCGAGGTCGGCGTGCGCGGTGGCGGCCTGCGCCAGCGGGTAGGTGGCGCCGATCGGGACGGTCACGCCGTCCGTGTGCACCCAGGAGAACACCTCCTGGGCGCGGGTGAGCAGTTCCTCGCGGGTGGTGATGAAGTCGGGCAGGGTGGGGCGGATCAGCCGGATCGAGCCCCGCGCGCCCGGCCCCATGTCCAGCGGGGGGACCACGCCGCTGGGCTGTCCGTAGAGTGCCAGGGTGCCGCCGATGCGCAGGGACGCCACGCTGCCGTCGAAGGTGGCGACCCCGACACCGTCGTAGACCACGTCCACGCCGCGGCCCTGGGTCAGCCGGGCCACCTCCGCGACGAAGTCGACCTCGGTGTAGCGGATGACCTCCTGCGCGCCCGCCTTGCGGACCGCCTCCTCCTTGGCCGCGTTGGAGACCGTGCCGATCACGCGGGCGCCCAGCAGTCGCAGCACCTGGGTCAGCAGGAGGCCCACGCCGCCGGCGGCGGCGTGCACCAGGGCCGTCTCGCCCGCGCGCACCGGGTGGCTGTCCCGGGTCAGGTAGTGGACGGCGAGGCCCTGCAGGAACACCCCGGCGGCCTGCTCGGCGCTCAGTCCGGCGGGCACCGCCACGACGCGTTCGGCGGGTGCCACGACGTGCTGCGCGTAGGCGCCCGGTGCCGACACCTCCATCGTGACGACCAGGTCCCCCACCGCGACGCCGTCGACACCGGCGCCCAGGGCGGCCACCACTCCCGCACACTCCAGTCCGGGCACGAACGGAACGGGTCGTGGATAAAGTCCGCTCCGCTCGTAGAGATCGTGGTAATTCACGCCGATCGCCGCCACGTCGATCAGTACCTCGCCCGGGCCGGGAGTCGGGACGTCCCGGTCTGTCGACACCAAAGCCCCAGGACCGCCGGTCCCGTTCACCACAACAGCACGCATCTTCTTTTTCCCTCCGAAGGTCGTGACTCGAATGTATGCAGCGCCCCGGACCATCACTTCTTCCGAATTGCCCCCCACCGTCCCGGTGTTACGCCTTCGTGCGGGAAATCGGATCCCTCACCCCGTCCGGCGCTTCCACCAGACAAGCCCCACCGCTCCCACGGATGTGCCCCGCGCGCCCGCCGGCGGGCACGGACGGCGGGACGGACGGCGGGCGCGGACAGCGGGCGCTTCGGTGACGGGCGCTCAGGCGCCGGGCGCTCAGGCGCCGTACGCTCAGGCGCCGTACGCTCAGGCGCCGTACGCTCAGGCGCCGTACGCTCAGGCGCCGTACGCTCAGGCGCCGTACGCTCAGGCGCCGTACGCTCAGGCGCCGTACGCTCAGGCGCCGTACGCTCAGGCGCCGTACGCTCAGGCGCCGTACGCTCAGGCGCCGTACGCTCAGGCGCCGTACGCTCAGGCGCCGTACGCTCAGGCGCCGTACGCGAGGCGCCGGCGCCGCCCCGGGTGCCGGCACCGGCATCCCGGCGTGTGCGGGGGCGCCCGGCGCGGAACCCGCCTTCGGGAGGATGGGACGGGACGACCGGTCAGCGGGGGCGCAGCCCGTCGAGGACGACCTCGAGGATCCGCTCCCGGGCCGCCGGGTCCGCTGCGAGCTGTTCCATCGCCTTGGTCGTGCCGGTCAGCAGGGCGATCAGTTCGGGCAGGCCCAGGTCGGGGCGGACCGCTGCGGCCCGTTGTGCCCCGGCCAGCAGTTCGGTCAGCTGTTCCTTGATCACCGTGCTCGACTCCCGCAGGGCGGAGTGCGCGTCCATGCCGGCCGCGGCGAGTGCCCGGGTGAACTCGTCCTTGCCCGCGGACTGTTCGACCACCAGGCGGAAGCAGTCGAAGAAGGCGTCGGCGGGCCGGGATTCGGCGGCCAGCCGTGTGGTGCGGGCCGCCAGTGTCTCCAGCCTGCTCACCATCACCGCCTCCAGCAGGGCCTCTTTGGTCGGGAAGTGCCGGAAGAGCGTGCCGACCCCGACCCCGGCGGCCCGGGCGATCTCCTCGGTGGTGACGGCGACGCCCCGGGTGGTGAACTCCTGGGTGGCGATGTCCAGCAGTCTGGCCCGGTTGCGGGCCGCGTCCGCGCGCAGCGGGCGTTGTCGGTCGCCGGTCATGCCTGTCTTCCCTTCACGGTCGGCGGCCGGAGGGCCGCCCTGGACAACCGGATTCGCCGGTCCGTATCGTTCTTACCGGAGTCGCCAGTCCGGTTCTGGTGACGATCCTGCCGGAGGTTGATCATGTCCGAAACGCTGTCGTCGCGCGAGGTCTTCCTGGAGCTGCTCGCGGGCATCACCGCGGGACGGTTCGCCGAACTGGCCGAACTCTATGCCGAGGACGCGGTGGTGGAGACCGTCTTCCAGCCGGTGGGGCCGCGCCGGCTGGAGGGGCGGGCCGTGCTGCGGGCGCGGTTCGCGGAGGTCGCCGCGCACTCGCCGCTGGATCTGACCGCGAGGAACGTGGTGGTCCGGGAGACCGACGACCCGGAGGTGGTCGTCGCCGAGTGGGACTACCAGGTGCACCACCGGGAGAGCGGGCGGGCCTTCGAGGCCGCAAACATCCAGGTGCTGCGGGTGCGCGACGGCCTGATCGTCCACAGCCGGGACTACCACGACCACCTGGCCCTCGCGACGGCCGGCGGCAACCTGCCGCAGCTGGTGGCGGCACTGGAGGGCGAGTAGCGCGAAATAAGGGGCCCCGGGGACCGGCTGCGGGAGCCGGGAGCCGGGGGCCGGGTCGGCGGCGTGCCCGGGCCGCCGCGGGCGCTCAGAGGGGCCGGACCCGGGCCCGCAGAAGGCAGAATTCGTTGCCCTCCGGGTCGGCCAGGACGTGCCAGCTCTCGGTGCCGCTCTGCCCGACGTCGACGGGCCGCGCACCGAGGGCGAGCAGCCGCTCCAACTCCGCGTCCTGGTCCCGGTCGGTGGCGCTGACGTCGATGTGCAGCCGGAGCTTGCCGGTGCGCGGGTCGCCGCCGGGGCTGAGGACCAGGGTGGGCTGCGGGCCGCCGAACCCGGCGTCGGGCGGCCCGATCTCGATGCTCCCGTCGTCCTCCCGGCCGAGTTCCCGGTACCCGAGGACCTCGCTCCAGAACGCGGCGAGCCGCTCGGCGTCGACGCAGTCGATGACCAGCTCACTGATGCGGCATGCCATGCCCGCCAGTGTACGCAAGCCCCCGGAGGCGGCTGACG
The sequence above is a segment of the Kitasatospora sp. NBC_00240 genome. Coding sequences within it:
- a CDS encoding MFS transporter; the encoded protein is MTTDTAPTPRITSRERLILFLLLGAGFMLSVDFSILNVALPKVGEGVGLGLTGLPWIASAFALPAAGFTLLFGRLGDLFGRRRMFLSGAALLIGASFLGGFASNPQMLLTARVLQGFATAMATPASLALLTSTFAEGPVRDRILGLNGALLSAGFTVGALVGGSLVSLFSWRAAFFINIPVALVILVVTPYVIGESTLPERVKLDVPGAVTASGGLLAVVYAVIEGSIPAAVVGVLLLGAFWAIELRSPAPLAPVRILKRPTVKWGNYAGLVVFSMETAMIFLMTLYLQNVLHFSPLVTGLIFGVPGLAAVGAGVVAGRSIGRYGSRKVLAVGMTVQGLATLPLVFVGDARIALAVLIPALFIGFFGHVTSIVAYTVTGTSGLPNEEQGLATGLTSMTQQVAITVGIPILSSIAATRSAELTGIHLALSVNVAVTLVSVALIWFGLRPRPEPEAAFVVVPDETGGELATSLD
- a CDS encoding helix-turn-helix transcriptional regulator yields the protein MTEERPGSVAAVDSVLAALADPTRRQLLDLLAAQGQVTATTLAERLPVSRQAVVKHLAVLDAAGLVAGNRVGREVRYAVRPAALDTTARWMSALAADWDHRLADVKRVAEAAERDSR
- a CDS encoding SRPBCC domain-containing protein — translated: MSAELIERETLIEAPLERVWSLVAQPGFWVADEASLAGTVAKEGESMVAKNAEYGSFPVRVEKVQPPTYVAYRWASAFPGEELSENNSTLVEFTLIPEGGHTRLRVVESGFGQLAASEEVREKALNDNAGGWPQVLGAFKKRVEETSV
- a CDS encoding alpha/beta fold hydrolase, with amino-acid sequence MTTNTPEEGTPATGAAVPTDAELAQSLAGNFRSDHITVEGLRLHYVAGGEGRPLVLLPGWPQTWWEFRKVMPALAEAGRRVIVLDLPGMGGSDKPAGGYDKKTMAGVVHGFIRALGYDQVDIAGHDVGSQVAFSFAANHPQAVRKVALLDVLHPDASLYQIPMLPAPGMPFHPWWFAFNSVAGLPEQLLAGRARHLVDWVFDGFLLDRGAVDEQARAVYTRAYDTADGIRGGNGWYQTFGQDIVDLGTYGKIAAPVLGLVSNLADGLFAAQMQATLPTQAGDVRVVVVPDAGHYFVEEAPQAVIDEFNTFFA
- a CDS encoding acyl-CoA dehydrogenase family protein, encoding MSTFAVPSRDDLLRRVSETAPVLRSHAAWSAENRRLHEETVEALSGAGLFRMRIPLRYGGYEADARTMVDVVTEVARADGSAGWVLASSLIAGWGLGLFPDEVQDEVFADPDVRVCATIGPGTATAVPVPGGILVNGSWPFISGALSSQWQQSAAIFLDPAGQPYPVMAPVPMAELEIVDDWHTSGLRGTGSVTTTAKDVFIPQERVLPAPAVLGGQSVSKLNADTPMYRAPFIVVGAATTVGVAVGLAHAVQDAFFERLPGRKIAYTEYPSQSEAPVTHLRVAEAAMKIDEAQFHAQRLAALVDAKCASGDSWEMTERARSRADEGAAARLTLEAAQILAGSSGGSSAYTKVPLQRMVGDLQTFNLHAMMNPDVNAETYGRVLCGLEPNTYYI
- a CDS encoding NADPH-dependent F420 reductase, producing the protein MPGHRHRRTAPPAAPAPPAPAPAAGRRPAAGGRRPDPSSRPPARPPARRAARRHPNDHKSQPTKRNRDMPTLGIIGSGSMGTAIARLAVAADVKVAIANSRGPETLTALVSELGPLAGAGTVEQIAQDADLIVLAVPILAYRSVPAAPLRGHTVLDTSNYYPIRDGRIPELDSEKLTTSELVQQHLEGAHLVKAFGNILAHHITQLARPSGAPDRTALPIAGDHAAANTAAAALVDRIGFDTLDTGPLADSWRFEPETTAYTWLYMADQNTAFEDRFEAPGAPFPIASLRTALLDVKRVRVAERTF
- a CDS encoding GFA family protein yields the protein MSDTDQQQTHTGGCLCGGIRFTATGAPFYPHVCSCDHCKKLSGGPMMTWVGFPLKGFSWDGEGGEPTWYAEFPGAGRGFCPTCGSRLCALDDGSDAVFVTLMSLDRHALVPENQHFRDDAVSWLPQVPHKDPAPTP
- a CDS encoding quinone oxidoreductase → MSTDRDVPTPGPGEVLIDVAAIGVNYHDLYERSGLYPRPVPFVPGLECAGVVAALGAGVDGVAVGDLVVTMEVSAPGAYAQHVVAPAERVVAVPAGLSAEQAAGVFLQGLAVHYLTRDSHPVRAGETALVHAAAGGVGLLLTQVLRLLGARVIGTVSNAAKEEAVRKAGAQEVIRYTEVDFVAEVARLTQGRGVDVVYDGVGVATFDGSVASLRIGGTLALYGQPSGVVPPLDMGPGARGSIRLIRPTLPDFITTREELLTRAQEVFSWVHTDGVTVPIGATYPLAQAATAHADLEERRSIGKLLLIP
- a CDS encoding TetR/AcrR family transcriptional regulator — encoded protein: MTGDRQRPLRADAARNRARLLDIATQEFTTRGVAVTTEEIARAAGVGVGTLFRHFPTKEALLEAVMVSRLETLAARTTRLAAESRPADAFFDCFRLVVEQSAGKDEFTRALAAAGMDAHSALRESSTVIKEQLTELLAGAQRAAAVRPDLGLPELIALLTGTTKAMEQLAADPAARERILEVVLDGLRPR
- a CDS encoding nuclear transport factor 2 family protein, coding for MSETLSSREVFLELLAGITAGRFAELAELYAEDAVVETVFQPVGPRRLEGRAVLRARFAEVAAHSPLDLTARNVVVRETDDPEVVVAEWDYQVHHRESGRAFEAANIQVLRVRDGLIVHSRDYHDHLALATAGGNLPQLVAALEGE
- a CDS encoding VOC family protein encodes the protein MACRISELVIDCVDAERLAAFWSEVLGYRELGREDDGSIEIGPPDAGFGGPQPTLVLSPGGDPRTGKLRLHIDVSATDRDQDAELERLLALGARPVDVGQSGTESWHVLADPEGNEFCLLRARVRPL